The Bos javanicus breed banteng chromosome 18, ARS-OSU_banteng_1.0, whole genome shotgun sequence genome has a segment encoding these proteins:
- the LOC133231102 gene encoding leukocyte immunoglobulin-like receptor subfamily A member 6 isoform X2: protein MSMVPPSLLCLGLCLSQSTWAQKGTLPLPRITALPGSTVPAKSPVTLLCQGPKQAEGYRISRVGSPEPMDKEEQIMSRKTNTLSIAAVTTDKTGLYHCSYQRGGHWSQFSDPLQLVMTGAYDKPSLSSMAGTVVAPGETVKLQCFSKINHDVFILTKEDGDHVTQNQSSVPQDRGRQAIFLLNPVSSTQAGTYRCYGAFLNNPYVWSQPSDPLQLQVEGTTDSPSSTQPRR, encoded by the exons ATGTCCATGGTTCCTCCCTCGCTGCTCTGTCTTG GGTTGTGTCTGAGCCAGAGCACTTGGGCACAGAAGG GAACTCTCCCCCTGCCTCGTATCACAGCTCTGCCTGGATCCACAGTTCCAGCTAAGAGTCCTGTGACCCTCCTGTGTCAAGGACCTAAACAAGCTGAGGGGTACAGGATATCAAGAGTGGGAAGTCCTGAGCCCATGGACAAAGAGGAACAGATCATGTCCAGGAAGACCAACACTTTGAGTATTGCAGCGGTTACAACAGACAAGACAGGGCTATACCACTGCTCCTATCAGAGAGGAGGCCACTGGTCCCAGTTCAGTGACCCCCTGCAGCTGGTGATGACCG gAGCTTATGACAAGCCCTCCCTCTCCAGCATGGCTGGCACAGTGGTGGCTCCAGGGGAGACTGTGAAGTTGCAGTGTTTCTCCAAAATCAACCATGATGTATTTatcctcaccaaagaagatggaGATCACGTCACCCAGAACCAAAGCTCTGTCCCCCAGGACAGAGGACGCCAGGCCATCTTCCTCTTGAATCCAGTCTCCTCCACACAGGCGGGGACCTACAGATGCTACGGTGCCTTCCTCAACAACCCCTACGTGTGGTCTCAGCCCAGTGACCCACTGCAGCTTCAGGTTGAAG GAACTACTGACTCTCCCAGCAGCACACAGCCCAGACGTTGA
- the LOC133231102 gene encoding leukocyte immunoglobulin-like receptor subfamily A member 5 isoform X1, with translation MSMVPPSLLCLGLCLSQSTWAQKGTLPLPRITALPGSTVPAKSPVTLLCQGPKQAEGYRISRVGSPEPMDKEEQIMSRKTNTLSIAAVTTDKTGLYHCSYQRGGHWSQFSDPLQLVMTGAYDKPSLSSMAGTVVAPGETVKLQCFSKINHDVFILTKEDGDHVTQNQSSVPQDRGRQAIFLLNPVSSTQAGTYRCYGAFLNNPYVWSQPSDPLQLQVEAPTAWHPSVETQVRLSLAALLLLVMVVLLAEAWCSRGGPSVKSDEPPPQWTDKHR, from the exons ATGTCCATGGTTCCTCCCTCGCTGCTCTGTCTTG GGTTGTGTCTGAGCCAGAGCACTTGGGCACAGAAGG GAACTCTCCCCCTGCCTCGTATCACAGCTCTGCCTGGATCCACAGTTCCAGCTAAGAGTCCTGTGACCCTCCTGTGTCAAGGACCTAAACAAGCTGAGGGGTACAGGATATCAAGAGTGGGAAGTCCTGAGCCCATGGACAAAGAGGAACAGATCATGTCCAGGAAGACCAACACTTTGAGTATTGCAGCGGTTACAACAGACAAGACAGGGCTATACCACTGCTCCTATCAGAGAGGAGGCCACTGGTCCCAGTTCAGTGACCCCCTGCAGCTGGTGATGACCG gAGCTTATGACAAGCCCTCCCTCTCCAGCATGGCTGGCACAGTGGTGGCTCCAGGGGAGACTGTGAAGTTGCAGTGTTTCTCCAAAATCAACCATGATGTATTTatcctcaccaaagaagatggaGATCACGTCACCCAGAACCAAAGCTCTGTCCCCCAGGACAGAGGACGCCAGGCCATCTTCCTCTTGAATCCAGTCTCCTCCACACAGGCGGGGACCTACAGATGCTACGGTGCCTTCCTCAACAACCCCTACGTGTGGTCTCAGCCCAGTGACCCACTGCAGCTTCAGGTTGAAG CGCCTACGGCTTGGCATCCTTCCGTGGAGACTCAAGTCCGCCTGAGCCTGGCTGCCCTGCTTCTCCTGGTCATGGTCGTCCTGTTGGCTGAAGCCTGGTGCAGCCGGGGGGGTCCCTCAGTGAAGTCAGATGAGCCCCCGCCCCAGTGGACTGACAAGCACCGATGA